The DNA region GGCTGAGAAAGGAGAGCGGGGTGGCTTCCGAGAAGAGCTCCCTCCTGGGGGACGTAGGCAAGGCTTTGATGAAGAGTCCTGCCGTCGAACGCCTTGCCGACGAGGCGAAGGAGTATGCCGCCGCCCGCGGGTCGGAGCTTGTCGACAAGGTCGGCGGCAAGCTCGGTGGGTTGACCGAGAAGCTCGAGGATCAGGCCGGGAACCCCACCGCGATGACGGCGGGGGTCAAGGCGCTGCTCGAGGGCAAGTCGCCGTTGCGGGCCGGGATGAGCGCGCTCGGCCAGGGCCTGAAGAACAAGGTCAAGGGCCTGTTCGGCGGTGGTCGATCCGGACCCAAGCTGATCAACATCATCGAGGACATCGAGATCGGTGCTCCGGTCTCGGTGGTGTACGACCAGTGGTCGCAGTTCCAGGAGTTCGGCTCGTTCATGAAGGGCGTCGAGGGCGTCGACGCCAAGGATGAGGTGGAGAGCAACTGGCGCGGCAAGGTCTGGTGGTCCAAGCGGAGCTGGAGTGCCCGGGTCACCGAGCAGATTCCGGACCGCAAGATCGCCTGGACGACCGAAGGTGCGAAGGGCACGACCAAGGGAGTCGTGACCTTCCACCCGCTGGCCGACGACCTGACGATGCTCCTGCTCGTCATGGAGTACTACCCCAAGGGGCTGTTCGAGAAGACGGCGAACATCTGGCGGGCGTTCGGCCGCCGGGTCCGCCTGGACCTCAAGCACTTCCGCCGGTTCGTGACGATCCAGGGCGAGGCCTCCGGGTCGTGGCGTGGTGAGATCCGCGACGGCGAAGTGGTCCGTGAGCCCGACGAGGATGACGACTACCGTCGCGAGGACGATTACGCCACGCGGGACAGGCAGTGGTTGGACGAACGTCGGGACGACGAGGACGAGGACGAGGACGACGCGGACGAAGCCCGCGACGACGAGGACTCCGACGACTTCGACGAAGAGGGCGAAGACGGGTTCGACGACGAACTCGACGACGAGGACGCCGAAGACGATCCGGACGATGAGCCGGACGACGACGGCGCGTACGACGAGGACGACGAGGACGGGTTCGACGATGAGTCGGACGGGGAGTCGGACGACGAGCCGGACGATGAGTCGGACGATGAGTCGGACGACACCTCGGCAGGCAACGGCAACGGCCGTGGACCTGCCCGTCGCCGCCGGCGCCGTGCAGAAGCCGTTCGCTGAACGACCCCACCGGGCGGACACGCCGACGGAGTCCACGCGTACTCCCGGCTGTCACTCCTAACCACACAGGGCGCTCGTGAAGCGCCGGCCTCGGCCGGCCTTCCGGGCGCCCTGTGCTGTGCGCGACCTGTGAGGCTGACGCACGACACTGCCCGGGGGTGCGCGACCACGCGAGCCGAAGTCACCCTCACCCCTGCCGCGATCATCGGCGCGAGGGTGGCCGGGTTGATGCCGGGGACGACCAGCAGGTTGCTCGGCCTGGTCCGGCCGCTGCTGCCCGGCCCGCCCGCCGATCCGGCGCTGGCGGGCATCGAGCCCGGCCACCGGGCGCACGAGCGGACGAACTCCCGGGTGCTCCGGAGCCTCACCACGATGGGGCGGTCGGCCGCCCGCAGGTTCAACCAGCGGCGCGCGACGAGTACGTAGGGTCTGTTCTGACCGGGGCCGGAAGGAAGGCCCGAACCTCGGCGAGGGTGCGTACGTGCTCGTGGTCGCCGGGGTCGTCGCAGTCGCCGTACGGGTCGTAGTGCACGGCCAGGATGTCCGCGGCCTGGGCGCCGCGGACGTCCGCCGGCACCGTGTCGCCGACGTGAACGGCCCGCTCGCAGGGGACGCCGACCGCATCCAGCGCGGCCCGGAAGAAGCGCGGGTCGGGCTTGTCGTAGCCGACGATCGCGCTGTCCAGCACCGCGTCCACGGTGACGCCCGGGCCCTCGCCCTCCTGGCACATCGCGGCCTCGCGCAGCATCCGGGCGATCCGCCCGTCCGCCTGCGACACGATCGCCACGCGCACACCTTCGGCCGTGAACTCCGCGAGTGCCGCCTTGGAGGCGGCGTCGGGCGCGTGCCACATGTTCCGCGTACGGGAGACCGCGCGATAGTCCTCGACGGCCTCGGGTAGCCGCTCTGCCGGTACGCCCGCGAACCTTGGCAGCAGTTCGTAGTAGTCGCGCAGTTGGCCCCGGGCGGGGAACGCGGCGTTGTGGGCGGCGTAGTGCGCCCGCAGGAACTCCTCCTCGGTGGCGACACCGCCGTGCCGGGCGACCACCGGGGTCAGCAGAGCGGCGTTGGGCAGCAGGAGCACTCCGCCCACGTCGACGAGCAGGGCGGTGGCGGCGGTGGACGGGGACGTGGACGGCGGGCCGAACTCGGCTGACGACACCAGATCCTCCATAGCTGGGTACGTGGCTGGGCTCGTGGCTGTTGCCGGAGACGGCCACTGCGCGGCGCTGACCGCGCTCTGGAAATGATTGACGCCTCAGAGTACGCGATGTAAATATTGCCCGCATGGGCTCGGCGGGGGCGAAGCGCGCGAACGTCGACGCCACGCTGCTGGAGCGGATCGCGTCGATCCGCGACACGCTCACCCCTGCTGCCCGCCGGATCGGCGACGTCATCGGCGAGGACGCGGCCCTGGTCGCCCGGATCGGGATCGAGGAACTCGCCGAACGCACCGGCACCTCCACCGCCAGCGTCAACCGCTTCTGCCGGATGCTCGGTCTCGCCGGCTACACCGAACTCAGACTGGTGCTCGCGGGCGAAGCCGGTCGGGGTGGCGTTGCCGGGCCCGGTGACCCGGACGCGGACCCGAGCGGTGACATCCCGGCCGACGCCGATGCCGGCGCGACAGTGGCCCTGCTCGCGTCGTCGACGGTGCACGCGATCAGGCGTACGGCAGAACTGCTCGACACCGCCGACCTCGACCGGCTGGCCGGCGCCGTGGCCGAGGCCGGACAGGTGCAGGTCTTCGCGTTCGGGGGAAGCGCGGACGTCGCGCACTACCTCGCCGCCCAGCTCACCGGCATCGGCGTTCCGACGCTCACCTCCGCCGACGTCCACACCGCCGCCGCGTACGCCGTGACGTTGGGACCGAACGACGTGGCGATCGCGATCAGCCACTCGGGCCGGGCCGTGCAGGCGATCGAACTCCTCGACCTGGCTCGTTCTCGCGGCGCGACCACGGCCGCCGTCACCAGCAGTGCCGCGTCCCCGCTGGCCGCCGGCGCCGACGTCACGCTGGCCACCACCGCCCGTACGGCGACCTACCGCTACCGCGGCACCGCCGGTCGGCACGCGCAGCTGTTCGTCACCGACGCGCTGTACGTGCGGGTGGCGCAGCGGCGGGCCGAGTCTGCCCGGCACCTGCTCGACCTGGCCGGTGCCGCCACCGCGCGCTACCAGGTCGGCCCCGAACGCACCGAACGCAGCAAACGCAGCACCCGCACCTCGAATCCCCACCGCTGAAGGAGAACGAGCATGCGTGTGACCCGCGGCATCCTTGCCGGAGTGTCCGCCTGTCTGCTGGCCGCCACCGTCGCCGGGCCTGCCACCGCCGCCACGGAAACCGGCCGCACCCGACCCGCACCCATCATCGTCACCGAACAGGCCAGCGACCGGGTGGTGGTCCTGGACAGCACCAAGCGCTGGGCCAACCCGAACGCCACCCTGTGGTCGTGGCAACCCGGAGTCGACAGCGACACCGGCGACACCAGCACGTCCTGGGGGCTGCCCGACGACGCCCGGCTGCGCACGGGCGCCGACGGCCGCCAGTACGTCCTGGTCACCGACTCCTACGGACTGCTCGCCTCCGTGCCCTACCCGGACAAGGGCCCGGTGGCGTGGTCGGTCGACGTCGGGCGAAGTCCCAACCCGCACGGCATCGAGCTCCTGCCCGACGGCAACATCGCGGTGGCCGCCAGCAACGGCAGCTGGATCCGCGTCTACACCGCTAGCCAGGGCAGGCATTCGGGCACCTTCGTCGAGGCGGCGCTGCCCGGTGCGCACGAGGTGTGGTGGGACGCGCGGCTGACGGTGCTGTGGGCGATCGGCGACCACCTGCTGGTGAAGTACGCCGTGGGCGGTACGCCGGCGGCGCCCACCCTGACCCAGCAGGCGTCGTACACCCTGCCGACCAACTGGGGCCACGACCTCGGCCCGGTGCCCGGCGACCCCGACCGGCTGTGGCTCACCACGGTCTACGGCGTCCACCAGTTCCAGAAGTCCACGGGGAAATTCGTCGGCTTCCCCCGTCAACGTGAGCTTTACGCGCTCAACATCAAGAGCGTGGGAACGGATGCGGCCACCGGCACGGTGCTGGAGACGACGCCGAAGGCCGGCAACCCGTGCAGCTGGTGCACGGATTCGGTGGACCTGTTCGTCGGGGCGGACGGGACGCAGGAGAAGGTCCTTCCCGGCGCCCAGATCTACCGGGCTCGCTGGTTCGACGAGGAGAGCTCCTGATCCGGAGAGCGAGGCGCGGATCGTAGCTGGGGCAGGAGTAGCCGTACGGCGCGCGCAGGCGGTACGGCTCCTCCAGGCACTTCGTCTCCTCGCCAGGAGCGCCAGGTCGAGTGCGGCGAGGGCCTCGTCAAGGTGACCTTGCCTGGTCGCCCCGACGATCGGTGCGTGCACTCCCGGCCGGCCGAGCAGCCACGCCGACCGCTTTCGAAGGCGGGAGGCGAGGAGGTGCCCGTGCGCGTACCTATCGGAAACCTATCGGCCCGACGCTAGCTGGACCTGACGGCTCCAACCGAGTCCCGGTGCTCGCTGCGGTCCCGGGGAGCGCCACCGGACCGACGTCCGCGCCGGGAACGCAGGTCGCGGTGCGGACGGTGGTCGCGGCGAGGACGGTGCACGAGTACGCGGGC from Actinopolymorpha sp. NPDC004070 includes:
- a CDS encoding SRPBCC family protein — translated: MASEKSSLLGDVGKALMKSPAVERLADEAKEYAAARGSELVDKVGGKLGGLTEKLEDQAGNPTAMTAGVKALLEGKSPLRAGMSALGQGLKNKVKGLFGGGRSGPKLINIIEDIEIGAPVSVVYDQWSQFQEFGSFMKGVEGVDAKDEVESNWRGKVWWSKRSWSARVTEQIPDRKIAWTTEGAKGTTKGVVTFHPLADDLTMLLLVMEYYPKGLFEKTANIWRAFGRRVRLDLKHFRRFVTIQGEASGSWRGEIRDGEVVREPDEDDDYRREDDYATRDRQWLDERRDDEDEDEDDADEARDDEDSDDFDEEGEDGFDDELDDEDAEDDPDDEPDDDGAYDEDDEDGFDDESDGESDDEPDDESDDESDDTSAGNGNGRGPARRRRRRAEAVR
- a CDS encoding HAD family hydrolase — its product is MSSAEFGPPSTSPSTAATALLVDVGGVLLLPNAALLTPVVARHGGVATEEEFLRAHYAAHNAAFPARGQLRDYYELLPRFAGVPAERLPEAVEDYRAVSRTRNMWHAPDAASKAALAEFTAEGVRVAIVSQADGRIARMLREAAMCQEGEGPGVTVDAVLDSAIVGYDKPDPRFFRAALDAVGVPCERAVHVGDTVPADVRGAQAADILAVHYDPYGDCDDPGDHEHVRTLAEVRAFLPAPVRTDPTYSSRAAG
- a CDS encoding MurR/RpiR family transcriptional regulator, translating into MGSAGAKRANVDATLLERIASIRDTLTPAARRIGDVIGEDAALVARIGIEELAERTGTSTASVNRFCRMLGLAGYTELRLVLAGEAGRGGVAGPGDPDADPSGDIPADADAGATVALLASSTVHAIRRTAELLDTADLDRLAGAVAEAGQVQVFAFGGSADVAHYLAAQLTGIGVPTLTSADVHTAAAYAVTLGPNDVAIAISHSGRAVQAIELLDLARSRGATTAAVTSSAASPLAAGADVTLATTARTATYRYRGTAGRHAQLFVTDALYVRVAQRRAESARHLLDLAGAATARYQVGPERTERSKRSTRTSNPHR
- a CDS encoding DUF6528 family protein; the encoded protein is MRVTRGILAGVSACLLAATVAGPATAATETGRTRPAPIIVTEQASDRVVVLDSTKRWANPNATLWSWQPGVDSDTGDTSTSWGLPDDARLRTGADGRQYVLVTDSYGLLASVPYPDKGPVAWSVDVGRSPNPHGIELLPDGNIAVAASNGSWIRVYTASQGRHSGTFVEAALPGAHEVWWDARLTVLWAIGDHLLVKYAVGGTPAAPTLTQQASYTLPTNWGHDLGPVPGDPDRLWLTTVYGVHQFQKSTGKFVGFPRQRELYALNIKSVGTDAATGTVLETTPKAGNPCSWCTDSVDLFVGADGTQEKVLPGAQIYRARWFDEESS